The sequence CCCACGACGGCCACCACGCGCCGGGCGCCGAACGCGTCCCGGCCCGCCTGGAGTTCACGGACATCGCCGCCACCCCCGTACGCGACCGGCTGCGCGCCCGCGTCACGGTCACCGGGCTGCTGCCCTCCCCCTACAGCACCGACACCGAGCGGTCCACCTGCATGGAGTTCGGCCAGGCCGTCCTGGAGGACGCCGAGGGGCGCACCTTCGTCACCCTGGAGGAGCTGGAGGAGGCGGAGACCGACCCGATCGCCGCCTGCGAGGCGGGCATGCTCACCCACCTGGTGGACGACCACGCCGAGCTGGTCCCGCTGCTCCTGCGCCTGGTCCACCCCCGCCCGGAGCGGGGCATGACCCGGGCCGTGCCGCTGGCGATGGACCGGTACGGGGTGACCCTGCGGCTCGAATACCCGGACGCGCACGAGGACGTCCGGCTGCCGTTCCCCCGCCCGGTCACCGAGATCGACCAGGCGGGCCCGCAGATCCACGCCCTGCTGGCGGCCGCCCGCCGCGTCTCGCACCGCAACGGCCTGCCCGCCTGAGCGGGTTCCGCGGCCGCTGGACCGGGGAGCCGTTCCACGGTTCAGGTGGGAGCGGGGCGAGTCGCCCTACGGGTTCGGCAGCCGCTGGGCCGGTACCGCGGGCACGTCCGGGGCGAACGCCGAGAGCCGGGCCAGCAGGTCCCCGAACGGGCCGTCCGCCGGCTCCTGGGACAGCACCCGCAGCACGATGCCCGCCATCTCCCGGTTGTACGCCGCGCTGACGGCGGCCAGCGCGGCGAAGTCGTGCACCAGCTGCAACTCCAGCTCCTCGCGCGGAATGCGCCGCCCGTCCAGCCAGATCAACGCCGTCGACTCGGCGAGCGACACCCAGGAGCGGACCACCAGCTCCAGCCGGGCGGGCGGCCCGCTCACCCCGAGGTGCGTGATGATCTGCTCGTACGCGGCCTGCCGCACCCCGTCGATCATGGCGTTCGCCTGCGAGGAGCCGGCCGCGGGCCCGCCGCGCATCAGCGCCGAGAAACCGGGGCCGTGCTCGTCGACGAAGTCGAAGAACCGCCCCATCACCCGCAACAGCCGTGCCCCCAGGGGCCCTTCGAGCGGCTCCAGGAAACGCGCCGCCAGCTCGTCGGCGGCCCGCCGCAGTGCCGCCTCGTACAGGCTCTGCTTCCCGGGGAAGTAGTGGTACACCAGCGGACGCGAGATCCCCGCCGCGGCGGCGATCTCGTCGATCGACACATCCTCGGGCGAGCGGCGGCTGAACAAGTCCAGCGCGACGCCGATCAGTTGCTGTCTGCGCTCGTCGACGCCCATCCTGCGCCGCACCCCGGTCGTCATGCGGACAGCCTATCCGGGGTGCGCACGAGGAGACCCTAGAGGTCCAGGACGAGACGCCCGCCCCGGCACCGCGAGACGCAGATCAGCATCGAGTCGCCCCGCTCGTCATCGGTCAGCAGCTCGTCCCGGTGGTCGATCTCGCCCTCCAGCACACGCTGTTGGCAGGTCCCGCAGAACCCCTGCTCGCAGGAGTACGCCACGTGGGGCAGCTCCGCGCGGACGGCGGCCAGCACCGACTGCCCGGCCGCGACCGGCACCGTGCGCCCGCTGCGGCGCAGCTCCACCTCGAACGCCTCGGAGCCTTCGCCGGAGCCCCCCGTACCGCCCGTCGCCGCCGAGAACCGCTCCAGGTGCAGCGTGCAGCCTTCCGGCAGCGCGGCGGTGGCGGCGGCCATCAGGGGCTCGGGGCCGCAGCAGTAGACCGCCGTCCCCGGGGGGAGGCCGGCCAGCGCCCCGGCCACGTCCGGGTGACCCGCCTCGTCCTGGGCGACGACCGTGACCCGGTCCCCGTCCGCGCCCAGCTTCTCGACCTCTTCCAGGAACGGCATCGACGCCCGCGACCGGCCCCCGTACAGCAGCCGCCACTCGGCCCCCGACGCGGCCAGGACCCGGAGCATCGGCAGTACCGGAGTGATGCCGATGCCGCCGACGACGAAGACGTAGGCCGGAGCCTCGGTCAGCGGGAAGCGGTTGCGCGGCCCGCGCACCTCCACCTCCAGGCCCTCCTGGAGCTGTTCGTGCACCTCCCGCGAACCGCCCCGGCCGTCCGCCACCAGCCGGGTCGCCACCGTGTACGCGCCGGAGTCCTCCGGGTCGCCGCACAGCGAGTACTGCCGCACCAGCCCGGACGGCAGCACCAGGTCCAGATGGGCGCCGGGTGACCAGGGCGGCAGGCCGGGCCCCTCCAGCCGGAGCTGGACGACCCCTTCGGCGACCTCGGTCCGCCCGGTGACCAGCAGCCTGCGGACCGCCGTCGCGCGACGCTTCGAGTGGCCCGAGACCGGCTCGGGCAGGGCGGGCAGCGGCCAGAGCGGGGACCGGGCGATCCGGCGTTTCAGGGCGCGCCGGGTGAGCAGGGCCGCACCGGAGACCAGCACGACGGTACGGAGACGGGGCAGCGCCATGGGTCAGGCCCCCTTCGCCGTGGCGGCCTCGGCGGCGAGGGCGGCGGGGGAGCGGGTCAGATACTCCACTGCCTGGGCCGTACTGCCCTCGTGCGAGGGGTGGTAGGACCGGCTGAGGTAGCTGGGGACGGAACGCAGGATCGCGCCCGTGCTCGGCAGCGTGCCCTGCTTCCCGCTCGCGTGGAACGCCGTGAAGGAGGCCTTGCCGTCCAGCAGCGTGGGGTCGTTCTCCATGAAGAACCGGGTGCCGCGCTGCCAGAGGAACACCAGCGCGGAGAACGCCGCCGCCCAGGTGCGCACACGCCGCCGGTAGCCGCCGTCCACATGCATGAAGACGTCGAAGGCCACCGACCGGTGCTCCACCTCCTCCGCCCCGTGCCAGCGCAGCAGGTCCAGCATCGTCGGATCCGCGCCCCGGCGGTCCAGGGCCTCGGCGTTGAGGATCCAGTCGCCGAGGAAGGCGGTGTAGTGCTCGATCGCCGCGATCGTCGCCACCCGCTCCATCAGCCACCACTTCGACGCCCGCCCCGGCGGCAGCGTCCGGTCCCCGAGCAGCTTCTCGAAGAACCAGTCGACCTGTGCGGTGTACGGGGTCGGATCGAGGCCCAGCTCCCGCAGGTGCGGCAGCACATCGTCGTGCGCCTGCGAGTGCACGGCCTCCTGCCCGATGAACCCGATGACGTCCTCGCGGAGCTGGTCGTCGTGGATGTACGGGAGGATCTGCCGGTAGACGTGGATGAACCAGCGTTCCCCGGCGGGGAGCAGGAGATGGAGCACGTTGATGGTGTGCGTGGTGAACGGGTCGCCCGGCACCCAGTGCAGGGGGGTCTTCTCCCAGGCGAAGGACACCCTGCGGGCCTTGAGGGGCGTCCGCTCCGACGCGACCGCCGCTGGCTGCGTGTTAGACATGCTGTCAATGTACTGACGGGTATGCGGGCGGACCAGAGGCGTGCAGGGATTTTCCCTGCGACTCCGTGAGGCGTCACGCGATGATCGCCGTATGACGAAACCCGTGCAGGCCCGGTCCTTCGACGCCATCGCCGCCGCCTACGACGCCCACCGCCCCTCCTACCCGCCCGCCCTGTTCGACGCCGTCGAGGAGCTGGCCGGGGTGGAGCTCGCCGGAGCCCGGGTCGCGGACGTCGGAGCGGGCACCGGACTCGGCACGGCCCGGCTGTACGAGCGCGGGGCCCGGGTCACCGCGGTGGAACCGGGCGACGGCATGGCCGAGCAGTTCGCCCGCAGCCTGCCGGATGTGCCCGTGGTCCGGGGTGACGGGAACAGCCTGCCCCTGCGGACCGGTTCGATGGACCTGATCACGTACGCCCAGTCCTGGCACTGGACCGACCCCGCCCGCTCGGTCCCCGAGGCCCGGCGGGTGCTGAGGCCCGGCGGGGCGCTCGCCCTGTGGTGGAACGACGGCGACCCGTCCGTGGAGTGGCTGGTCGACCAGGAGAACCGGATGCGGGTCTTCTTCGGGGCGGAGGTCCCGGCCGTCCCGAACCGCCGGGGCCGCTTCCGGGCCGCACTGCCCGACGGGCTCGGCTTCCGCACCCGGCAGGTGGCGTGGAGCCGCCGCGTACCGCTGGACGCGCATATCGCCAACATGGCCACCCACTCCGACTTCCTGATCGGCGACCCGGCGGCGGTCCGCGACTTCTTCGACCGCGAACGAGCCCTGCTGGCCGACCTGTTCCCGGACGGCCAGGTCGAGGAGGCGTATCTCGTGAGTCTTGCCACAGCCCACCCGTAGCACCGCTTCCGGGTGCAGGATGGGCCGATGGCGACAGAACCGGAAGGGCGAGGCGCGCGGCGCGTCGCAGCAACGGCGGTGGTCCTGGTGGGATGTCTGCTCCTGGCCGGGTGCAGCACGGAACCGGCCGACGACCACGGCGGCCGGCCGCGGCCCACGCCGAAGCCGGCCGCGACGGGCACGCTGGAGGAGCTGGCGCAGCAGGCCGGCTGCGACCCGAACGTACAGACCGACGCCGCCGAGCTCCGCCAGGCCAACTGCACGACCGATGAAGGCCGTTACGTCCTCACCACCTTCGCCACCGACCGCGGGCAGCGGGAGTGGATCAACGAGGCCAAGGACTACGGAGGTTCGTACCTCGTCGGGCGGCGCTGGGTGGCCGTCGGCGAACCGGACGTGGTCGCGGCGCTGCGCGGCCGGCTCGGCGGGACAGTGGAGACCGCCTCGCCTCACCACTCGGGGAACAGTGGCGGAGGGGGGAGCGAGGACGGGCACTCCGGTCACAGCACGAGCTGACCGCGCAGGTACACGGGGGCCGCGCGCCGCGTCAGCGGCAGCGGCGGCCGTCGTTGATGCACCGCACCATCTTCTTCATCAGCCGGTCGTCGAAGACGTTGATGAAGTCACCGTGATCGGTGACCGGCTTGTGCAACTGCTCGGGGAAGGAGTCCACGGCGAAGCCGGGCCCCGGCGGAACGTCGTAGACGATGCGCTGCACCAACTGCGGCACCGCCCGGAATCCTCGCGGGCACCGCCCGTCGTCCCGCGCGAACGCCACATGGGTGCGGTGGTTGGCGCTGTCGGTGTTCTGCCCGTCCCAGCAGCTCTGGAAGGCGAACGTCCGCACGACCTGACTGCCCTCGGGGCAGATCGGATACTTGTCCTTCACCTGGCGGTCCTCGAATCCGGTGCAGCTCCACGAGGCGTTGGCATTGGCGTCGCCGTTGGTGAACGCCTTCGCGTCCCCGGTGATGATCCGCAGGAAGCGCGGCATCGCGGTGACTCTGCCGACAGGCGAGCCGACGAACTTCAGCGTCACCTGGGACGGGGTCTGGATCTCGCCGACGTTCTGGTCCCGGCCGCCGCCGTCCGCGTCCACGTCGTCCTCGTTCTGCCCGTTCTGCAGACGCAGGACCGGCCAGTAGTAGGTCGACCGGTCGCCCTGGTTACGGCAGGTGGTCGCGCCGTTCGCCAGATCGTCGTCGCTCGCGAAGGCGTCGTTGGCCTGGTTGCCGATGTAATCGTGCATATGGTGCGCGCCGTTGCTCACGCCGGGCGCGACGATGACGTTGTCCGGGTTGAACTTCCCGTTCTCATTGCGGCCGCAGTCGGTGGTGAAGGTCCCCCGGGACGCCCCGCGGCGCTTGCGGGGCCGGTCCACGTTGGGCTGGACGGACCGGATGTCGACGAAATCGGCGGCCACGGGCCCGTTGCCGCCCTGGCCCTCGTCCTGTCCGGGGCCTTCGCCCCGGCCGGGATCCTGGCCCTGGTCCCGGCCGTTGTCACCGTCGCTGCGGCCGTCGTCCTGACCGCCGCCGCGACCACCGTTCCCGTCACCGGGGCCGTCGCCGCCTGCGCCGCGGCTGTCGTCGGAGCGCAGGCTGCACCCGGCGAGGCTCTCCAGCCCCGCAGGCCGCTCGCCCACGCGCCCGATCGCGATGCCGATGCGGTCGAGGCTCGCCGCCCGCTTGCTGCGCAACGGGCCGAGCAGGGCGTTCTCCGCCAGCCCGGGATCCCGGGCCATCTCCTCCTTCCGGTCCGCGAACTGCCGGTAGGCCTCGGTGATCTGGGTGTCCATCGCCGCGAGTTCGCGGTCGACCTCCCGGCGCGCCTCGTCCGGCACCTCGGGCAGTCCGTCGACGGCTTCGGGACAGTCGATGGTGGACAGCTGGCGGCCCGCGTTCTGCGTGCGGGTGGGCGGAGAAGAACCGGACGGTCCTTCTCCCGCGGAGGCGTAGACATTGACCGCGACCAGCCCGCCTCCCCCCAGGATCAGGGCTGCGGAGGCGGCGATGGCCCGGTTGGCCAGCGTGGAACGTTTCTTGCGCGATGTGCGTCGCATGGGACTCCTCTGCTTCGAGGGAGAAGCGTGACGTCCCATACGGACGCGGAGCCCGGCTCGTTCATCGTCCCCCGACTAGGCTGCAAATGCGGCTAGTTGCTCGTCCACCGGGGCTCCTGTGAGCCGGTTGGCCAGGGTTGACAGGGTGTACGCGCCGATGCCCAGCACCACTTCGAGGGCGTTCTGCCCGGTGTAGCCGTACGAGAGGAAGTCCCGCAGGTCCGCGTCGTCGACCGCACCCGCCGAGGCGAGCACCGCCAGGGCGAAACGGCGTACGGCGTCCAGATGTTCATCCGGCAGCGGGGCCTCCGTGCCGTGCCGCAGGGCGGCGATCAGTGCCGGGTCGGCGTGCAGGGCGGTCAGTTTCGCGGTGTGCATCGCCACGCAGACGTGGCAGTCGTTGCGGGTGGCCATCGTCATGACGACGATCTCGCGGGAGAGTGCGTCCAGCGTGCAGGCCTCGAAGATCGCGCTGATCTTCAGGAAGCCGTCGAGGGCGTGGGGCGAGGCGGCGAGCCGGGCGACGGCGGCGGGCCGGTAGCCGAGACGCTCCGTCACGGCCTCCATGGCGCGCCGTGATGCGGGTGGGGCGGTTTCAGGGGTGAGATCGGCAAAGGGCATGGCGAACCTCGCACAAGGATAGGGTCGACAACATGGTTGACGAAAAAAAGGTAAACCAGGTTGTCGAACACCGCAACGGCTTCGAGCTGCCGCTGCTGCTCTTCGCCGGCTTCCGCTCGGTCATCGACGCCCTGCACCGGGACCTCGCCGAGCACGGACACCCCGAGGCCCGGCCCGCGTACGGCTTCGCCCTCCAGGCGGTGGGGCGCGACGGCGCGGCCATCAGTGAGATCGGGCGGCGCCTCGGGGTCTCGAAGCAGGCGGCCGGGAAGACCGTCGAGAAGCTGGAGGCCCTCGGTTACGTGGAGCGCGCCGCGGACCCCGCCGACGGCCGGCGCACCCTGATCCGCCTCACCCCGTACGGCGTCGACCTGCTGGTCCGGTCCGCCGAGGGCTTCGACCGGCTGCGGGCGGACTGGGCCCGGACGCTGGGCGAGGACCGGCTGGACGCCCTGGAGCAGGACCTCCGCACGATGGCCCCGGGCGGCGCGTTCCGGCTGGACGCGGCGGGCTGGTTCACGGGCTGAACAGGGCCGGGAGCCCGGCCCCGTGCGGCGGATCCGTCAGCCCGGCCCCGTGCGGGGGGGCCGTGGGCCGGCCCCGTGCCGCGGAGCCGGGGGCCGCCCGCGCGTAGCGGCCCTCAGCCGCGGTCCAGATACGCGAGCACCGCCAGCACCCGGCGGTTGTCGTCGTCCGACGGGGGCAGGTCCAGCTTCCCGAAGATGTTCGACGTGTGCTTGGCGACCGCCCGTTCCGTGATGACCAGCTGCGCGGCGATGGCCGCGTTCGACCTGCCCTGTGCCACCAGCTCCATCACCTCCCGCTCGCGCGGCGTGAGGCCGCCGATCGGCCGGTCCTGCGAACGGCGCGACAGCAGCTGGGAGATGACCTGCGGATCCATCGCCGTACCGCCCGCCGCCACCCGCCGTACCGCGTCGATGAACTGGTCCGCGTCGAAGACCCGGTCCTTCAGCAGATAGCCCACCCCGCCGTTGCCGTCCGCCAGCAACTCCCGTGCGTACAGCTGCTCCACGTGCTGCGAGAGCACCAGCACCGGAAGCCCCGGCCGGGCCCGGCGGGCGGCCAGCGCGCACTGGAGCCCCTCGTCCGTGTGCGACGGCGGCAGCCGGACGTCGACGACGGCGACGTCCGGTTCCAACTCCGCCAGAGCCTTGCTCAGTTCGGGCCCGGTCTCCACAGCCGCGGCGATCTCGAAGTCGTACGCCTCCAGCATGCGCACCAGGCCGTCGCGCAGCAGGAAGAGATCTTCGGCTAGGACAACGCGCAAGGGATCTCCATGGTCACCAGGGTGGGACCGCCCGGGGGACTGCTGACGGCCAGGACGCCGTCGAATGTACCCAGTCGCCGCTCGACTCCGCTCAGACCCGAGCCCGGTCCCACCGCCGCACCGCCCCGGCCGTCGTCCGTCACGGAGATCCGCAGCATCCCCTCCGCATGGTGCAGATCCACGTACACCCGCTCCGCCTCCGCGTGCTTCACCGTGTTCGTCAGGGCCTCGCTGACCGCGAAGTACGCCGCCGACTCCACCGGGGCCTCCGCCCGGCCCGGGAGCTCCACCGTCACCTCGGAGGCGACCGGCAACCGCAGCGCCAGCGCCCGGACCGCGTCGCCGAGCCCCCGCTCCGCGAGGACCGGCGGATGGATGCCCCGGACCAGGTCGCGCAGTTCGGTGAGTGCCTCCGCCGACGACTCCCGGGCCGTCGCCAGCAGTCTCTTCGCCTGGGCCGGGTCCTTCTCGATCAGCGCCTCGATCGTGCCCAGGTTCATGCCCATCGCGACCAGCCGGGCCTGCGCCCCGTCGTGCAGGTCCCTCTCGATACGGCGCAGTTCGGCGGCGGCGGTGTCCACGGCCTCGTGCCGGGTCTCGGTCAGCCGCTCGACGCGCTGCGCCAGCTCCTCGCCCCGGACCGGGGCCAGGACCGTACGGGCCAGCAGGAAGTGCGCCCGCAGCAGCGGTCGTGAGGCCCGCTTCCCCAGGTGGAAGAGCACCACCCCCAGCGCCAGGGCCGCGATGCCCGTCGCCTGGCTGTCCACCGGCACGAATCCGTACCAGTACGGATCGTCCTGGAACACCCGCCACAGCCCCGCCGCCAGGACGAGCCCCTCCACCGGGTAGATCATCAGGCCCGCCGCCAGGACCGCCAACACCGTCCCGGCCGTCATGTCCATCAGCAGCCACTGCAGATCCCGCCAGGTCGCCGGATCCTTCAGCATCAGCGTGGTGCGCTCCACCTGGCCGGTGACACCCGGCCGCAGGTCCTTCGGGAAGGGCCGGTACGGGACCGGAATCCGCACGTCCGACCAGGTCATCGCCCACAGCCGCCGCTGGTTGGCGTGCTTGCGCACCGCCGCCAGCACCACCGGGGTGGTGAACACGCCGACGCCCAGCAGGATGAACGAGATCGAGAGCACCGCGAGCACGAACAGGGTGATGGACACCGCGAGACCGGCCACGGACAGGAACAGCCCCCGCCCCGCCGCCAGTGCCGACGGCCCCAGCCGCCCCGAGAACACCTTCATCGCGATCTCTCTCCCCTCACCCGGGCCGGGCCGATCCCCGGTCCGGATGCCAGTCTCACCCGGGCCGGCCCCGCCGCGGCAGCCGGTCCGCCACCCGAAGGGGGTGTACCTGGCACCACCCCGCATCCGCCTCCTGCGCCTCTACGACCGGGGCCGACGACGGGGGCGGACCGGCCGGTCAGGGCGCGTACTTGTAGCCGACCCGGCGGACCGTCTGGATGGAACGCCGGTGCTCCGCGCCCAACTTGCGGCGCAGCCGGGCGACATGGACGTCCACGGTGCGCCCGTCGCCCACATGGCCGTAGCCCCACACCGTCGTCACCAACTGGTCGCGGGTGTGGACCCGGTGCGGATGCGCGACCAGATGGGCCAGCAACTCGAACTCCAGATACGTGAGATCGAGGGCGACGCCGTCGACGGAGGCCGTACGCCGGTCGGCGTCGATCCGGACCGGACCCGCCGCCCCCCTCTCGGCACCGGCACCGGCGGGAGCAGGGGTGCCGGAGCCCGTGCCGGGCGGGGCCCCGGCGGCGGCCCCCGCCGGCGCGGACGCCTGGTCGGCCGGCACGAGCACCAGATAACCGATCATCGGCGGCCGGCCGGGCAGCGAGGGCAGAGTGTGCGGCGGGGCGGGCAGCAGGGTGGCCCCGGGCGGGAGGAGGTGTGCCACGTCGGCCGGGGCCGCGACATCGTCGCGGTCGACCGCGCGCAGCCGGTGCCGGTTCGGGTGAGGGGGAGTGGGGGAGGGCAGGGAACGGGCGGGGACGGAGCGGGCGGTGGGACGGGCCGCAGCGGGCGCCGGGGACGCCGCGGTGGCGGCGGATGCGGCGGAGAAGGTACGGGTGTTCGCCATGGGTCAGCTCTTTCGCGCGAGGAGTCGTCAGGGACGGACGTACGTCGTGCGCGCGGACCGAGGGCCGGGGTGAGCGGCTTCAGTGGGCCCGCGCGATCCACGCGCGGCAACACACCCGGTCGAAATCATGGTGCTGACGGGAAGGCCAGAACGGTTCGAGGTCGCTGCGACCCGACGCGATGTTCTGGAAGCTGGCCATGCCTCCCATTGAAGCAGACATCGCGACGGTGCGTCAGACTCCTCTCGCCCCTCGATACGTCCCGAGGCGTCACGTTCCTGCCCCAGGACCCGGAAGGGGCCCGCCGGTGCTCCGGCGGGCCCCTCCGTACAGACGCGGCGTCGGGATCAGACCTGGTCGGCCTTCTCCAGCGCGGTGCAGCAGGTGTCGACGATCAGCCGCGTGACGACGTACGGGTCGACGTTGGCGTTCGGCCGGCGGTCCTCGATGTACCCCTTGCGGTCCTGCTCGACCTGCCACGGGATGCGGACCGAGGCGCCGCGGTTGGAGACGCCGTAGCTGTACTCGTTCCACGGGGCGGTCTCGTGCAGACCGGTGAGGCGGTCGTCGATGCCCGCGCCGTAGTTCTTCACGTGGTCCATCGGCTTGGAGCCCTCACCCAGCGACTCGCACGCGGTGATGATCGCGTCGTAGCCCTCGCGCATCGCCCTGGTGGAGAAGTTGGTGTGCGCGCCGGCGCCGTTCCAGTCGCCCTTGACCGGCTTCGGGTCCAGCGTCGCGGAGACGTTGAAGTCCTCGGCGGTGCGGTAGAGCAGCCAACGGGCCACCCACAGCTGGTCGGATACCTCCAGCGGGGACAGCGGACCCA is a genomic window of Streptomyces sp. YPW6 containing:
- a CDS encoding sensor histidine kinase codes for the protein MKVFSGRLGPSALAAGRGLFLSVAGLAVSITLFVLAVLSISFILLGVGVFTTPVVLAAVRKHANQRRLWAMTWSDVRIPVPYRPFPKDLRPGVTGQVERTTLMLKDPATWRDLQWLLMDMTAGTVLAVLAAGLMIYPVEGLVLAAGLWRVFQDDPYWYGFVPVDSQATGIAALALGVVLFHLGKRASRPLLRAHFLLARTVLAPVRGEELAQRVERLTETRHEAVDTAAAELRRIERDLHDGAQARLVAMGMNLGTIEALIEKDPAQAKRLLATARESSAEALTELRDLVRGIHPPVLAERGLGDAVRALALRLPVASEVTVELPGRAEAPVESAAYFAVSEALTNTVKHAEAERVYVDLHHAEGMLRISVTDDGRGGAAVGPGSGLSGVERRLGTFDGVLAVSSPPGGPTLVTMEIPCALS
- a CDS encoding PDR/VanB family oxidoreductase; translated protein: MALPRLRTVVLVSGAALLTRRALKRRIARSPLWPLPALPEPVSGHSKRRATAVRRLLVTGRTEVAEGVVQLRLEGPGLPPWSPGAHLDLVLPSGLVRQYSLCGDPEDSGAYTVATRLVADGRGGSREVHEQLQEGLEVEVRGPRNRFPLTEAPAYVFVVGGIGITPVLPMLRVLAASGAEWRLLYGGRSRASMPFLEEVEKLGADGDRVTVVAQDEAGHPDVAGALAGLPPGTAVYCCGPEPLMAAATAALPEGCTLHLERFSAATGGTGGSGEGSEAFEVELRRSGRTVPVAAGQSVLAAVRAELPHVAYSCEQGFCGTCQQRVLEGEIDHRDELLTDDERGDSMLICVSRCRGGRLVLDL
- a CDS encoding TetR/AcrR family transcriptional regulator; protein product: MTTGVRRRMGVDERRQQLIGVALDLFSRRSPEDVSIDEIAAAAGISRPLVYHYFPGKQSLYEAALRRAADELAARFLEPLEGPLGARLLRVMGRFFDFVDEHGPGFSALMRGGPAAGSSQANAMIDGVRQAAYEQIITHLGVSGPPARLELVVRSWVSLAESTALIWLDGRRIPREELELQLVHDFAALAAVSAAYNREMAGIVLRVLSQEPADGPFGDLLARLSAFAPDVPAVPAQRLPNP
- a CDS encoding class I SAM-dependent methyltransferase; the encoded protein is MTKPVQARSFDAIAAAYDAHRPSYPPALFDAVEELAGVELAGARVADVGAGTGLGTARLYERGARVTAVEPGDGMAEQFARSLPDVPVVRGDGNSLPLRTGSMDLITYAQSWHWTDPARSVPEARRVLRPGGALALWWNDGDPSVEWLVDQENRMRVFFGAEVPAVPNRRGRFRAALPDGLGFRTRQVAWSRRVPLDAHIANMATHSDFLIGDPAAVRDFFDRERALLADLFPDGQVEEAYLVSLATAHP
- a CDS encoding DUF2470 domain-containing protein, with the protein product MRFSRPRATQPTRAERVRSILTVAHSMTVVSDGLHTEVRRLDGTGAMGHIHLHAPHDGHHAPGAERVPARLEFTDIAATPVRDRLRARVTVTGLLPSPYSTDTERSTCMEFGQAVLEDAEGRTFVTLEELEEAETDPIAACEAGMLTHLVDDHAELVPLLLRLVHPRPERGMTRAVPLAMDRYGVTLRLEYPDAHEDVRLPFPRPVTEIDQAGPQIHALLAAARRVSHRNGLPA
- a CDS encoding DUF1996 domain-containing protein — translated: MRRTSRKKRSTLANRAIAASAALILGGGGLVAVNVYASAGEGPSGSSPPTRTQNAGRQLSTIDCPEAVDGLPEVPDEARREVDRELAAMDTQITEAYRQFADRKEEMARDPGLAENALLGPLRSKRAASLDRIGIAIGRVGERPAGLESLAGCSLRSDDSRGAGGDGPGDGNGGRGGGQDDGRSDGDNGRDQGQDPGRGEGPGQDEGQGGNGPVAADFVDIRSVQPNVDRPRKRRGASRGTFTTDCGRNENGKFNPDNVIVAPGVSNGAHHMHDYIGNQANDAFASDDDLANGATTCRNQGDRSTYYWPVLRLQNGQNEDDVDADGGGRDQNVGEIQTPSQVTLKFVGSPVGRVTAMPRFLRIITGDAKAFTNGDANANASWSCTGFEDRQVKDKYPICPEGSQVVRTFAFQSCWDGQNTDSANHRTHVAFARDDGRCPRGFRAVPQLVQRIVYDVPPGPGFAVDSFPEQLHKPVTDHGDFINVFDDRLMKKMVRCINDGRRCR
- a CDS encoding metal-dependent hydrolase — its product is MSNTQPAAVASERTPLKARRVSFAWEKTPLHWVPGDPFTTHTINVLHLLLPAGERWFIHVYRQILPYIHDDQLREDVIGFIGQEAVHSQAHDDVLPHLRELGLDPTPYTAQVDWFFEKLLGDRTLPPGRASKWWLMERVATIAAIEHYTAFLGDWILNAEALDRRGADPTMLDLLRWHGAEEVEHRSVAFDVFMHVDGGYRRRVRTWAAAFSALVFLWQRGTRFFMENDPTLLDGKASFTAFHASGKQGTLPSTGAILRSVPSYLSRSYHPSHEGSTAQAVEYLTRSPAALAAEAATAKGA
- a CDS encoding MarR family winged helix-turn-helix transcriptional regulator; its protein translation is MVDEKKVNQVVEHRNGFELPLLLFAGFRSVIDALHRDLAEHGHPEARPAYGFALQAVGRDGAAISEIGRRLGVSKQAAGKTVEKLEALGYVERAADPADGRRTLIRLTPYGVDLLVRSAEGFDRLRADWARTLGEDRLDALEQDLRTMAPGGAFRLDAAGWFTG
- a CDS encoding carboxymuconolactone decarboxylase family protein, which translates into the protein MPFADLTPETAPPASRRAMEAVTERLGYRPAAVARLAASPHALDGFLKISAIFEACTLDALSREIVVMTMATRNDCHVCVAMHTAKLTALHADPALIAALRHGTEAPLPDEHLDAVRRFALAVLASAGAVDDADLRDFLSYGYTGQNALEVVLGIGAYTLSTLANRLTGAPVDEQLAAFAA
- a CDS encoding winged helix-turn-helix domain-containing protein, with translation MANTRTFSAASAATAASPAPAAARPTARSVPARSLPSPTPPHPNRHRLRAVDRDDVAAPADVAHLLPPGATLLPAPPHTLPSLPGRPPMIGYLVLVPADQASAPAGAAAGAPPGTGSGTPAPAGAGAERGAAGPVRIDADRRTASVDGVALDLTYLEFELLAHLVAHPHRVHTRDQLVTTVWGYGHVGDGRTVDVHVARLRRKLGAEHRRSIQTVRRVGYKYAP
- a CDS encoding response regulator transcription factor, with translation MRVVLAEDLFLLRDGLVRMLEAYDFEIAAAVETGPELSKALAELEPDVAVVDVRLPPSHTDEGLQCALAARRARPGLPVLVLSQHVEQLYARELLADGNGGVGYLLKDRVFDADQFIDAVRRVAAGGTAMDPQVISQLLSRRSQDRPIGGLTPREREVMELVAQGRSNAAIAAQLVITERAVAKHTSNIFGKLDLPPSDDDNRRVLAVLAYLDRG